One Glycine max cultivar Williams 82 chromosome 3, Glycine_max_v4.0, whole genome shotgun sequence DNA window includes the following coding sequences:
- the LOC100790550 gene encoding ABC transporter C family member 5: MAVDEIEILSPTFSSSGSFETLWSAILGLPLLELVAICANLTLSLLFLFVVSARKVLVCVGRGVRFGKENITGNASPGCVSVDLETRDVVRIETWFKLSVLSCLYVLLVQVLLLGFDGVALIRGRDLDVDLDLGLALLSVPLVQGLAWVVLSFSALQCKFKASERFPILLRLWWVMLFGICLCGLYVDGKGVWMEGSKHLRSHVVANFTITPALAFLCIVAIRGVTGIKVFRNSEEHQPLLVEEEPGCLKVTPYTDAGLFSLATLSWLNPLLSIGAKRPLELKDIPLVAAKDRSKTNYKVLNSNWERLKAENQSEQPSLAWALLKSFWKEAACNAVFAGVTTLVSYVGPYMISYFVDYLVGKEIFPHEGYVLAGVFFVAKLVETFTTRQWYLGVDILGMHVRSALTAMVYRKGLRISSLAKQSHTSGEVVNYMAIDVQRVGDYSWYLHDMWMLPLQIVLALAILYKNVGIAAIATLIATIISIVVTVPIARVQENYQDKLMAAKDERMRKTSECLRNMRILKLQAWEDRYRVKLEEMRGVEFKWLRKALYSQAFITFIFWSSPIFVSAVTFATSILLGGQLTAGGVLSALATFRILQEPLRNFPDLVSTMAQTKVSLDRLSGFLLEEELQEDATIVLPQGITNIAIEIKDGIFCWDPSSSFRPTLSGISMKVERRMRVAVCGMVGSGKSSFLSCILGEIPKLSGEVRVCGSSAYVSQSAWIQSGTIEENILFGSPMDKAKYKNVLHACSLKKDLELFSHGDQTIIGDRGINLSGGQKQRVQLARALYQDADIYLLDDPFSAVDAHTGSDLFREYILTALADKTVIFVTHQVEFLPAADLILVLKEGCIIQSGKYDDLLQAGTDFNTLVSAHHEAIEAMDIPTHSSEESDENLSLEASVMTSKKSICSANDIDSLAKEVQEGSSISDQKAIKEKKKKAKRSRKKQLVQEEERIRGRVSMKVYLSYMAAAYKGLLIPLIIIAQTLFQFLQIASNWWMAWANPQTEGDLPKVTPSVLLLVYMALAFGSSWFIFVRAVLVATFGLAAAQKLFLKMLRSVFHAPMSFFDSTPAGRILNRVSIDQSVVDLDIPFRLGGFASTTIQLIGIVGVMTEVTWQVLLLVVPMAVACLWMQKYYMASSRELVRIVSIQKSPIIHLFGESIAGASTIRGFGQEKRFMKRNLYLLDCFARPFFCSLSAIEWLCLRMELLSTFVFAFCMVLLVSFPRGSIDPSMAGLAVTYGLNLNARLSRWILSFCKLENKIISIERIYQYSQIPSEAPTIIEDSRPPFSWPENGTIEIIDLKVRYKENLPMVLHGVTCTFPGGKKIGIVGRTGSGKSTLIQALFRLIEPASGSILIDNINISEIGLHDLRSHLSIIPQDPTLFEGTIRGNLDPLDEHSDKEIWEALDKSQLGEVIREKGQQLDTPVLENGDNWSVGQRQLVALGRALLQQSRILVLDEATASVDTATDNLIQKIIRSEFKDCTVCTIAHRIPTVIDSDLVLVLSDGLVAEFDTPSRLLEDKSSVFLKLVTEYSSRSSGIPDF, from the exons atggccGTCGATGAAATTGAAATCTTGTCTCCTACGTTTTCTTCTTCGGGATCGTTTGAGACCCTTTGGAGTGCGATCCTCGGATTGCCTTTGTTGGAACTGGTGGCAATTTGTGCCAACTTGACACtgtctcttctctttctcttcgtTGTTTCGGCGAGGAAGGTGCTTGTGTGTGTAGGGAGAGGAGTAAGATTTGGTAAGGAGAACATAACCGGCAATGCCAGCCCCggttgtgttagtgttgatttGGAAACACGTGACGTCGTTCGGATTGAAACGTGGTTCAAGTTGTCGGTGTTGTCTTGTTTGTATGTTCTGTTGGTGCAAGTTTTGCTCTTGGGGTTTGATGGGGTTGCTTTGATTAGAGGAAGGGATTTGGATGTGGATTTGGATTTGGGTTTGGCTCTTCTTTCTGTGCCTCTTGTGCAGGGTTTAGCTTGGGTTGTGTTGAGCTTCTCGGCTTTGCAATGCAAGTTCAAGGCGTCTGAGAGGTTTCCAATTTTGCTCAGACTTTGGTGGGTTATGCTGTTTGGTATTTGTTTGTGTGGTTTGTATGTTGATGGTAAGGGGGTTTGGATGGAGGGTTCCAAGCACCTGCGGTCTCATGTTGTGGCGAATTTCACCATCACTCCTGCTCTTGCCTTTTTGTGTATTGTGGCAATTAGGGGTGTTACTGGTATAAAGGTTTTTAGGAATTCCGAGGAGCACCAGCCATTGCTTGTTGAGGAGGAACCGGGGTGTCTCAAGGTTACTCCTTATACTGATGCCGGACTTTTTAGCTTGGCCACTTTGTCTTGGTTGAATCCACTTCTTTCCATAGGGGCAAAAAGGCCGCTTGAGCTTAAGGACATTCCCCTTGTTGCGGCGAAAGACCGATCCAAGACAAATTATAAGGTTTTGAATTCTAATTGGGAGAGGTTGAAGGCTGAAAACCAATCCGAGCAGCCTTCCTTGGCTTGGGCACTTCTCAAGTCCTTCTGGAAGGAGGCAGCTTGTAATGCCGTATTTGCTGGTGTCACTACTCTTGTCTCGTATGTCGGTCCGTACATGATAAGTTACTTTGTTGATTACTTGGTTGGCAAAGAGATTTTCCCACATGAGGGGTATGTCCTTGCAGGGGTATTCTTTGTGGCAAAGCTTGTGGAGACCTTTACTACTAGGCAGTGGTATCTTGGGGTGGACATCTTGGGTATGCATGTTAGGTCGGCTCTAACTGCAATGGTATATCGAAAGGGGCTAAGGATATCAAGCTTGGCCAAGCAAAGTCACACGAGTGGGGAGGTTGTTAACTACATGGCTATTGATGTTCAGAGGGTAGGGGACTACTCTTGGTATCTTCATGACATGTGGATGCTTCCTCTGCAGATTGTTCTtgcccttgcaattttgtataaGAATGTTGGAATTGCTGCTATTGCAACACTGATTGCTACAATAATTTCCATCGTCGTCACTGTTCCTATTGCCAGGGTCCAAGAAAATTATCAAGACAAATTAATGGCTGCTAAGGATGAAAGGATGAGAAAAACATCTGAGTGCCTGAGGAATATGAGGATTCTCAAACTTCAAGCTTGGGAGGACAGATATAGAGTGAAATTGGAGGAAATGCGTGGAGTAGAGTTCAAGTGGCTTCGGAAAGCCCTCTATTCTCAGGCTTTCATAACTTTCATATTCTGGAGCTCCCCTATATTTGTTTCGGCGGTCACTTTTGCTACTTCCATATTGTTGGGTGGTCAGCTGACTGCTGGTGGTGTACTTTCTGCTCTGGCTACTTTCAGGATCCTGCAAGAACCTTTGAGGAATTTTCCGGACTTGGTGTCAACAATGGCTCAGACAAAGGTTTCTCTTGACCGATTATCTGGTTTCCTGCTGGAGGAGGAATTGCAGGAAGATGCAACTATTGTCTTGCCACAAGGCATTACTAACATTGCTATAGAAATTAAGGATGGTATCTTCTGTTGGGACCCTTCTTCATCTTTTAGGCCTACCCTATCAGGGATAAGTATGAAAGTTGAAAGAAGGATGCGCGTGGCTGTTTGTGGTATGGTTGGTTCAGGGAAATCGAGTTTTCTTTCGTGCATCCTTGGAGAGATTCCTAAACTTTCTGGTGAA GTTAGAGTGTGTGGCTCTTCTGCTTATGTCTCCCAATCAGCGTGGATACAATCAGGAACTATAGAAGAAAATATCCTCTTTGGAAGCCCAATGGACAAAGCAAAGTACAAGAATGTTCTTCATGCTTGTTCACTGAAAAAGGACCTAGAACTTTTCTCACATGGTGATCAGACAATTATTGGGGATAGAGGTATAAACCTGAGTGGTGGCCAGAAGCAGCGGGTTCAGCTTGCACGAGCACTCTACCAAGATGCTGATATTTATCTTCTGGATGATCCCTTCAGTGCAGTTGATGCTCACACTGGATCAGACTTGTTTAGG GAGTATATATTGACAGCACTTGCAGATAAAACAGTCATTTTTGTGACCCATCAAGTTGAATTTCTTCCCGCTGCTGATTTGATTCTG GTTCTTAAAGAAGGATGCATCATACAGTCAGGAAAGTATGATGATCTTTTACAAGCAGGAACAGATTTTAATACTCTGGTTTCAGCTCACCATGAAGCCATAGAGGCTATGGATATCCCTACTCACTCCTCTGAAGAGTCAGATGAAAATTTATCCCTGGAGGCATCTGTTATGACCAGTAAGAAATCCATTTGTTCAGCAAATGATATAGACAGTTTAGCAAAGGAAGTGCAAGAGGGATCATCTATTTCAGATCAAAAAGCAattaaagagaagaagaagaaagcaaaacgATCGAGAAAGAAACAGCTTGTTCAGGAAGAGGAGAGGATTAGAGGTAGAGTCAGCATGAAGGTGTATCTTTCATACATGGCAGCAGCATATAAAGGCTTATTGATTCCACTCATAATCATTGCACAAACATTATTTCAGTTCCTTCAGATTGCAAGCAATTGGTGGATGGCTTGGGCTAACCCTCAAACAGAAGGAGACCTGCCCAAAGTAACTCCCTCAGTTCTTCTTCTTGTTTATATGGCCCTTGCTTTTGGCAGCTCATGGTTTATATTTGTAAGGGCTGTTCTGGTGGCTACATTTGGTCTTGCAGCTGCCCAGAAGCTATTTTTGAAAATGCTTAGAAGTGTTTTCCATGCACCAATGTCTTTCTTTGACTCTACACCAGCTGGAAGGATCTTGAATCGG GTATCAATTGATCAAAGTGTTGTGGATCTTGACATTCCTTTTAGACTTGGTGGATTTGCTTCAACTACAATACAGCTTATTGGTATTGTTGGTGTAATGACAGAAGTTACATGGCAAGTTTTGCTCTTAGTTGTCCCAATGGCTGTTGCTTGTTTGTGGATGCAG AAATACTACATGGCTTCCTCAAGGGAACTGGTTCGTATTGTTAGCATACAGAAGTCTCCAATTATACATCTTTTTGGTGAATCAATTGCTGGAGCATCCACCATCAGGGGTTTTGGACAAGAAAAAAGGTTCATGAAGCGGAACCTCTATCTTCTTGATTGCTTTGCACGACCATTCTTCTGCAGTCTTTCTGCAATTGAGTGGCTCTGCCTGCGGATGGAGTTACTGTCAACCTTTGTATTTGCTTTCTGTATGGTATTACTTGTGAGTTTTCCTCGTGGAAGTATCGACCCCA GCATGGCTGGACTTGCTGTGACATATGGCCTGAATTTAAATGCACGCCTATCACGGTGGATACTCAGCTTTTGCAagcttgaaaataaaattatatctattgAGAGAATTTATCAGTACAGCCAAATTCCTAGTGAAGCACCCACAATTATTGAAGATTCTCGCCCTCCATTCTCATGGCCAGAAAATGGGACAATTGAAATAATTGATTTGAAG GTCCGTTACAAGGAGAATCTTCCTATGGTGCTTCATGGAGTAACATGCACATTTCCAGGTGGAAAGAAGATTGGAATAGTTGGACGTACTGGCAGTGGAAAATCTACTTTAATTCAGGCGTTATTTCGATTGATTGAACCAGCAAGTGGGAGTATCCTTATAGACAACATTAATATTTCAGAGATTGGCCTTCATGACCTTCGAAGCCATCTCAGTATCATACCTCAAGATCCAACCTTATTTGAAGGTACCATTCGAGGCAATCTTGATCCTCTGGATGAGCACTCAGATAAAGAGATTTGGGAG GCACTTGATAAGTCTCAGCTTGGAGAGGTTATCCGTGAGAAAGGACAACAGCTTGACACACCAG TTCTAGAAAATGGAGATAATTGGAGTGTAGGACAGCGACAACTTGTTGCTCTGGGCCGAGCTCTGCTGCAGCAGTCAAGAATACTTGTACTGGATGAAGCAACAGCATCAGTTGATACTGCCACGGATAATCTTATCCAGAAGATTATCCGAAGTGAGTTCAAAGACTGCACTGTTTGCACCATTGCACATCGAATACCTACTGTCATTGACAGTGATCTAGTTCTTGTGCTCAGTGATG GTCTAGTCGCAGAGTTCGACACTCCTTCAAGACTATTAGAGGATAAGTCATCCGTGTTTCTGAAGTTGGTGACCGAGTATTCATCACGTTCAAGTGGCATACCAGACTTTTAG